In Pyrus communis chromosome 1, drPyrComm1.1, whole genome shotgun sequence, the following are encoded in one genomic region:
- the LOC137730965 gene encoding D-2-hydroxyglutarate dehydrogenase, mitochondrial — translation MERVRASNRLLRYSCNKSLFDRQYNPSSQNSIHNSPSGYSHGFVNKCGDFHLYNGNHKWSVQTCFGFLRYRGETFRDSVEKRRLDSRCRGFGSLAAKVERNPSFSTLNADDISYFKGVLGEKTVVQEEERLAIANTDWMHKYKGSSKLLLQPQSTEEVSQILKYCNSRCLAVVPQGGNTGLVGGSVPVFDEVIINMSLMNNIISFDQVSGILVCEAGCILENLITFLDNQGFTMPLDLGAKGSCQIGGNVSTNAGGLRLVRYGSLHGNVLGIEAVLADGNVIDMLGTLRKDNTGYDLKHLFIGSEGSLGIVTKVSILTPPKLFSVNVAFLACQDYFSCQKLLVEAKRKLGEILSAFEFLDSQSLDLVLNHLDGVRNPLPPTMHNFYVLIETTGSDETYDRQKLEAFLLHAMEAGLVSDGALAQDINQASSFWRIREGVPEALMKAGAVYKYDLSLPVEKMYDLVEEMRKRLSDSANIIGYGHLGDGNLHLNISAPQYDDRILTQIEPFVYEWTSKHRGSISAEHGLGLMKANEIFYSKPTDTVTLMASIKKMLDPKGILNPYKVLPHSFSSS, via the exons ATGGAGAGGGTGAGAGCCAGTAATCGTCTCCTCAGATACTCCTGCAATAAGTCACTCTTTGATCGTCAATATAATCCCAGTTCTCAGAATTCAATCCACAACTCCCCTTCGG GTTATTCTCATGGTTTTGTCAACAAGTGTGGAGATTTCCATCTCTACAATGGTAATCACAAGTGGAGTGTCCAGACATGTTTCGGATTCTTAAGATATCGGGGAGAAACTTTTCGGGATTCTGTCGAAAAGCGTCGTCTTGACTCCCGGTGCCGAGGTTTTGGTTCATTGGCGGCGAAGGTTGAGAGGAACCCGTCTTTTTCCACGTTGAATGCTGATGATATCAGCTATTTTAAGGGAGTATTAGGGGAGAAGACTGTAGTTCAAGAGGAAGAGAGGCTGGCCATTGCAAATACAGACTGGATGCACAAATACAAAGGCTCGAGTAAGCTTCTGCTGCAACCTCAGAGCACTGAGGAG GTGTCACAAATTCTTAAATATTGTAACTCCAGATGCTTGGCTGTTGTTCCCCAAGGCGGAAATACTGGTCTTGTGGGCGGAAGTGTTCCAGTTTTCGATGAA GTCATTATCAATATGAGTTTGATGAATAACATTATATCTTTTGACCAG GTGAGTGGTATACTGGTATGTGAGGCAGGATGCATATTGGAAAATCTGATTACTTTTTTGGACAACCAAGG ATTTACTATGCCACTGGACTTAGGTGCAAAAGGAAGCTGCCAGATTGGTGGAAATGTTTCAACCAATGCAGGTGGTTTGCGCCTTGTTCGCTATGGATCACTTCATGGAAACGTACTTG GTATAGAAGCTGTTTTGGCTGATGGTAATGTTATTGACATGCTTGGAACTTTACGCAAAGATAATACTGGGTATGACCTAAAGCATTTGTTCATAG GAAGTGAAGGATCTTTGGGTATTGTGACCAAAGTTTCTATACTTACCCCTCCAAAGTTATTCTCAGTAAATGTAGCTTTCCTTGCATGCCAAGATTACTTTAGCTGTCAA AAACTTCTAGTGGAAGCAAAGAGGAAGCTTGGGGAGATTCTATCGGCTTTTGAATTCTTGGATAGCCAGTCACTGGATTTG GTTCTGAATCACTTGGATGGCGTCCGGAATCCATTACCTCCCACAATGCACaacttttatgttttgattgAGACAACAGGCAGTGATGAAACTTATGACAG ACAGAAGCTTGAAGCCTTCCTACTACATGCAATGGAAGCTGGTTTGGTTTCTGATGGTGCTCTAGCACAAGACATAAACCAAGCATCATCATTCTGGCGTATTCGTGAG GGAGTGCCAGAAGCTTTGATGAAAGCTGGAGCTGTTTACAAATATGATCTATCATTACCTGTTGAAAAGATGTATGATCTTGTCGAGGAAATGAGAAAAAGACTTA gtgattcagCTAACATAATTGGATATGGCCACCTTGGAGATGGTAATTTGCATCTCAATATTTCAGCTCCACAGTACGATGATAGG ATTTTGACGCAAATTGAACCATTTGTCTACGAGTGGACTTCTAAGCACCGTGGGAGCATTAGTGCAGAGCATGGCCTTGGACTGATGAAAGCTAATGAGATTTTCTACAGCAAGCCAACTGATACG GTGACACTGATGGCTTCCATCAAGAAAATGCTGGACCCGAAAGGGATACTCAACCCGTACAAAGTTCTTCCGCACTCCTTTAGTTCCAGCTGA
- the LOC137743122 gene encoding CDK5RAP1-like protein, with protein MASSMASSLSSILNQPHCALRLKFQRPCRFTLRFLNWGPEKSSFHHRQQLPPQPQRRSLGRSISRNFSNSSTNASLSVQSGGPSLRHFVAQAALAGAEAQLPNVNDTAAEIAPIGRIYHETYGCQMNINDMEIVLSIMKNAGYSEVVDVPEKAEVIFINTCAIRDNAEQKVWHRLNYFWFLKREWKDNVKIGRSQSKRPPKVVVLGCMAERLKDKILDSDKMVDVVCGPDAYRDLPRLLEDVDYGQKGINTLLSLEETYADISPVRISKNSISAFVSVMRGCNNMCSFCIVPFTRGRERSRPAESIVREVGELWDEGVKEVTLLGQNVNSYNDASENEKEVETGNNWRYSEGFSSMCKVKKVGSRFADLLDRLSTEYPEMRFRYTSPHPKDFPDELLYLMRDRPNICRSIHLPAQTGSSAVLERMRRGYTREAYLDLVQKIRRIIPDVGISSDFICGFCGETEEDHEDTLSLVKAVGYDMAYMFAYSMREKTHANRNYDDDVPEDVKQRRLTELIEAFRKSTGQCYDSQVGTTQLVLVEGPNKRAPDTELMGKSDRGHRVSFANVLLPRRDADSNEERNPVVGDYVEVRILKSTRASLFGEAVAISKLSLFYNNVDEEVVAACGSRS; from the exons ATGGCGTCGTCGATGGCGTCGTCGTTGTCCTCGATCCTGAACCAGCCGCACTGCGCTCTCCGTCTCAAGTTCCAGAGGCCGTGCCGCTTCACTCTGAGGTTCCTCAATTGGGGACCGGAGAAGTCCAGTTTCCACCACCGCCAGCAGCTGCCGCCTCAGCCGCAAAGGAGGAGTCTTGGCCGCAGTATCTCCAGAAACTTCTCGAATTCCAGCACCAATGCTTCTCTCTCCGTCCAGTCCGGTGGCCCCAGCCTCCGCCACTTCGTCGCTCAAGCTGCTCTCGCCGGTGCTGAAGCCCAGCTTCC GAATGTGAATGATACTGCAGCTGAAATTGCTCCAATAGGTCGTATCTATCACGAGACTTATGGGTGTCAAATGAATATTAATGACATGGAGATCGTTCTGTCTATTATGAAGAATGCTGGGTATAGTGAAGTCGTTGATGTTCCTGAGAAAGCAGAGGTTATTTTTATTAACACCTGCGCTATCAGGGACAATGCGGAACAGAAGGTGTGGCATCGGCTTAATTATTTTTGGTTTCTTAAGAGGGAATGGAAGGACAATGTTAAAATAGGGAGGTCGCAGTCCAAACGTCCTCCAAAAGTTGTAGTTTTGGGATGTATGGCGGAGAGGTTAAAGGACAAGATACTCGATTCAGACAAAATGGTTGATGTGGTTTGCGGGCCTGATGCGTACAGAGACTTGCCaagattattagaagatgtgGACTATGGTCAGAAAGGAATCAATACTCTTCTTTCGCTGGAAGAGACTTATGCTGATATTAGTCCAGTTCGAATCTCCAAAAATTCAATTAGtgcttttgtttctgttatgaGGGGTTGCAACAATATGTGCTCATTTTGCATTGTTCCTTTCACAAGAGGCAGAGAGAGGTCACGTCCTGCGGAATCTATTGTGAGGGAGGTGGGAGAGCTTTGGGATGAAGGCGTGAAAGAGGTAACACTGCTAGGCCAGAATGTAAACAGCTACAATGATGCCTCTGAGAATGAAAAGGAAGTTGAAACAGGAAATAATTGGAGATACAGTGAAGGCTTTTCCAGCATGTGCAAGGTGAAGAAAGTTGGTTCGCGTTTTGCTGATCTCTTGGATCGACTTTCCACAGAATATCCAGAGATGAGGTTCCGATACACATCCCCACACCCTAAAGATTTCCCTGATGAGTTGCTGTATTTAATGCGAGACAGACCTAATATCTGCAGAAGCATCCATTTGCCTGCACAAACTGGGAGTAGCGCAGTGCTAGAAAGGATGCGTCGTGGTTATACCCGCGAGGCATACTTAGATCTTGTGCAGAAGATACGGAGAATTATCCCAGATGTGGGCATCAGCAGTGATTTCATATGTG GGTTTTGTGGGGAAACGGAGGAGGACCATGAAGACACACTTAGTCTTGTAAAGGCTGTTGGTTACGACATGGCTTACATGTTTGCGTATAGCATGAGGGAGAAAACCCATGCAAATAGAAACTACGATGATGATGTTCCAGAGGATGTGAAGCAGAGGAGGCTGACTGAACTTATCGAGGCTTTCCGTAAGAGCACAGGTCAGTGTTACGACTCACAGGTGGGAACTACCCAGCTTGTCTTAGTAGAAGGACCTAACAAGAGAGCTCCAGATACAGAACTCATGGGCAAAAGTGATAGAGGTCATAGAGTTTCTTTTGCTAACGTGCTGTTACCACGTCGAGATGCTGATTCAAATGAGGAAAGGAATCCCGTAGTGGGTGATTACGTTGAAGTTCGTATATTGAAATCTACAAGAGCATCATTATTTGGAGAGGCTGTTGCAATAAGTAAATTGAGCTTGTTTTACAACAATGTGGATGAAGAAGTTGTTGCCGCCTGTGGAAGTAGAAGTTGA